The sequence GATCAAGTCCGTGATGCCGATGAGAATGCCGCACAGAACGTTGCTCCAGCGCACGCAAATCCGTCTCCTGCCGTCGTCGATCGTTAGGCGCGCCGCCGGTCGCGCATCCTGTGTCCTCGGCGCCAGGGCGCGACGCCGGCGGCGCACACTCGACTTCAATTATCCGGCGGGTACCGCCGTTCCTGCCTCAGCGCCGCACGACGTCGTCGCCGTCGCACGAAAAGACGGTTGTCTTGCCGTCTAGGACCGTTTCGAGGTGCACCGGCTTCCCCCAGAGTCGGTACACGTACGGCAGCGTCTTTTCGGTATAGCGCACGTCCAGGTCGACCCCTTCGTGGCGATGGCGCAGGAAGAGCTCGCCGCTGCCGCGGTAGTCGCCGTCCGCCACGGTGATGACCGGCACGCCGCCGTTGATGCGCTGCCGCACCAGCTCGTCGCGCACCGCCCGCCAGTCTTTGTCCACCACCACCCACTCGTCGCCCCGCCGGCGGTAGACGTACAAGTCCAGCTGCTCCACCAGCTCTTTCGTCAGGTAGTTGCGCAGCAGCGACACGTCCGTCTCCGTCTCCCGCACCTCGAACAGCTTCTCCATGCCTTGCCCGCCGGGCCGCCCGAAACGCTGCTTTTCTTCCGGCGTCGGCGACTCCCAGCGCCGGAAGATGTCGAGGAGCAGATGGTAGCCCAGGTGGTAAGGGTTGACGCCGGTTCGCGAGGGGGCGAGGATGGCGGCGTGCAGCCGGGCAAACTCCACCGCCTCTTGGTCGGTCAAATCCAGCTCCCGCAGGATGCGCACGTGCCAGAACGTGGCCCAGCCTTCGTTGAGAATCTTCGTCTCCAGCTGGGGCCAAAAGTACAGCATTTCGTCCCGGACCATGCCCAGGACGTCCCGCTGCCAGTCCTCCAGCCGGCGCGAGTGCTCCATCAGGTACAGAAGCAGGTCGCGCGGCTCGTCGTCGGTCCGCTTGTGCGGGTCTACTTGCTCTTGCAGCGCCAGGGCCGCGTCCAGCAGCGCCTCCACTTCGTCGCGCCCGTAGCGCATCTCGTACCGCCGCATGCGGGCCGCGTGCACCGCCATCGTCTCCACCATGGAGCGGGACGTGCCGGCGAAGCGGTAGTTGTGCTTGAAAAAATCCGAGTGGGCCAGCACGT is a genomic window of Bacillota bacterium containing:
- a CDS encoding stage V sporulation protein R, coding for MFTRCCAAFSGKKRGEAVQGTDAKRLAGALAVIHDKAASFGLDGFPMRYELCPADVLYTLGAYGMPVRFSHWSFGKAFQRMKLQYDYNLSRIYELVINSDPCYAFLLESNTLLQNKVVAAHVLAHSDFFKHNYRFAGTSRSMVETMAVHAARMRRYEMRYGRDEVEALLDAALALQEQVDPHKRTDDEPRDLLLYLMEHSRRLEDWQRDVLGMVRDEMLYFWPQLETKILNEGWATFWHVRILRELDLTDQEAVEFARLHAAILAPSRTGVNPYHLGYHLLLDIFRRWESPTPEEKQRFGRPGGQGMEKLFEVRETETDVSLLRNYLTKELVEQLDLYVYRRRGDEWVVVDKDWRAVRDELVRQRINGGVPVITVADGDYRGSGELFLRHRHEGVDLDVRYTEKTLPYVYRLWGKPVHLETVLDGKTTVFSCDGDDVVRR